A stretch of the Argentina anserina chromosome 6, drPotAnse1.1, whole genome shotgun sequence genome encodes the following:
- the LOC126798423 gene encoding pectin acetylesterase 5-like: MAGSTANLRFRSNLVWWRKWARKDWAIAIVAFTLILFLVTLISNSSWRDEPISPFHPTTAADLVELTLLHDAERRGALCLDGSALGYHFRKGSGSGAQNWLLHIEGGGWCNTIKSCSLRKWTPLGSSKYMDRRVPFSGILSSQPSDNPDFYNWNKVKIRYCDGASFAGHPKNEPTTGSKLFFRGQLIWEAIMDELLSIGLSKAKQALLSGCSAGGLATLIHCDDFRGLLPRDSTVKCLADAGFFLDENDVNQNRTMRTFYRDVVVLQDLATSLHKDCVARKEPAKCLFPEEVIKHVTTPVFLINPAYDFWQIQHILIPEASDPHGYWKKCKLNIYNCNPSQIEILQGFRDSMLNSLNEFQKNKEGGIFINSCFIHCQTWYSETWHSPSSPRINNKTIADSVGDWYFNRNVAKQIDCPFPCNPTCYHMNFTQFSRG, encoded by the exons ATGGCGGGGTCAACGGCGAACCTCAGATTCCGGAGCAACCTAGTGTGGTGGAGAAAGTGGGCCAGAAAGGACTGGGCAATCGCCATCGTGGCCTTCACCCTCATTCTCTTCCTTGTCACTCTCATCTCCAACTCTTCTTGGCGCGACGAGCCAATCTCTCCCTTCCACCCAACCACCGCCGCCGATTTGGTCGAGTTGACTCTCCTGCACGACGCCGAACGCAGAGGCGCCC TTTGCTTAGATGGGAGCGCACTCGGGTACCATTTCCGAAAGGGTTCCGGATCCGGAGCCCAAAATTGGCTGCTTCACATTGAG GGCGGAGGCTGGTGcaacacaataaaatcatgctCTTTACGGAAATGGACTCCGTTAGGTTCTTCCAAGTACATGGATCGTAGAGTTCCCTTTTCCGGGATTTTGAGCTCTCAGCCGTCAGACAATCCTG ACTTCTATAATTGGAACAAAGTCAAAATTCGGTACTGCGATGGCGCTTCTTTTGCTGGCCACCCTAAAAATGAGCCCACG ACTGGATCAAAACTTTTCTTCAGGGGACAGCTTATCTGGGAAGCAATTATGGATGAGCTCTTGTCGATTGGCTTGTCCAAGGCGAAACAG GCACTTCTTTCTGGATGCTCTGCCGGTGGGTTGGCAACTCTAATACACTGTGATGACTTTCGAGGTCTTTTACCCAGGGATTCGACTGTCAAATGTCTTGCTGATGCAGGTTTTTTCCTTGATGA GAACGATGTTAATCAAAATCGGACCATGAGAACTTTTTATCGTGATGTAGTGGTTCTTCAG GATTTAGCAACAAGCTTGCACAAGGATTGTGTTGCAAGAAAGGAACCAGCTAAG TGTCTCTTTCCTGAAGAAGTTATTAAACACGTTACCACTCCAGTGTTCCTCATCAACCCAGCTTATGATTTTTGGCAG ATACAACATATCTTGATACCTGAAGCATCAGATCCCCATGGCTACTGGAAAAAGTGCAAGCTGAACATCTATAATTGCAATCCTAGCCAGATTGAAATACTGCAAG GTTTCCGTGATTCTATGCTAAATTCACTGAACGAATTCCAAAAAAATAAGGAGGGAGGAATTTTTATaaattcatgttttattcattGCCAGACATGGTATTCCGAGACATGGCATTCACCCAGTTCTCCACGAATAAACAATAAG ACAATTGCAGATTCTGTGGGTGATTGGTACTTCAATAGAAATGTTGCAAAGCAGATTGACTGCCCATTTCCATGCAATCCCACTTGTTATCATATGAATTTCACTCAATTTTCACGTGGTTGA